From the Chitinophaga lutea genome, the window CACGGCCGACACTGAAGGCGCCATCGCACAGGCGCTCCATGCCCGTTCCCGCGAAAAATGGCTGCCCCTGCACCTGCCGCAGGAACAGGTGGCCGACCTGCCTTCGTGCCCCGGCGTGTATTATTTCCATAACGCCAAAGGCAAAGTGGTGTACGTAGGCAAGGCCCGCGACATCAAAAAACGCGTGACCAGCCACTTCACCGGCAACAGCGCCGGCCGCCAGCGCCAGGAATTCCTGCGCAACATCCACAGCATCAGCTATGAAAAGACCGGCACGGAACTGATGGCCTTCATCCTCGAATCCATCGAAATACGCCGCCTCTGGCCGGAGTACAACAACGCCCAGAAACGCATCGAATTCAAATTCGGCATCTACACCTTCGAAGACCAGCAGGGCTACCTGCGCCTGGCCATCGAAAAACGCCGCAAATACACTTATCCCGTATTTACCTTCAACCTCCTCACGGAAGGCCACCAGCTGCTCCGCGACCTCGTGAAAGCGTTCAAGCTCTGCCACAAACTCTGCTTCCTGCAAACCGACCACGACGCCTGCGTGGGCCTCGCCGAAAAAACCTGCAAAGGCGCCTGCGAAAAGAAAGAAAAGCCCCACCGCTACAACAAACGCGTCCAGGCCGCCATCCTGCACCTGCAGGCCAGCCAGCCCTCTTTCGCCATCTTCGACGGCGGCAGAACGGCCACGGAACAGAGCTGCATCCTCATGGAAAAAGGAAAGTTCTACGGCATGGGATACCTGCCGCGCGATGTAGCCGTATCCGACAGCACCGCATTGAAAGACATGTTAACGCAGTACCCGGAGAATGAATTCATCCGCAACCTGCTGCGGCAGTATACCGGGTCGAAAACGGCGAGGTTGGTGAATTTGTAGGCCCCTGCACCGTATGTATTAATTGCTTCTTAGATTGGAATATTTTTTATTGAAAAAGTGGAATATTTTTCTAATAAAAAGTAAAATTATGTACCTTTGATTAAATTCATTCAATGGAAAGGAAGATTTATGGACTTCAGGACGCACTGGCTATCCTGGGAGAAACCCGAAATGAGATTTTCAATTCTATCGACAATGGTTTTGAGGATTTCCTTAAAATATGGCAATTCATAAATACGCTGGAAGGAGGGCCGGTTAGCTACAAGATGAGAACGAAGGCAGGGATAGTTCATGAACAGATCAAGAAATACGCGATGAATACTCTGAGCGGAAAGGCCGGTATAAAAGTGGATGAATTCAGAGGAATTTTTGGTGTACAAATTAATGAGGAGTTGTTTATCAGATTCAAAAAAATGGATGATACTTATGCCGTGCGTAATTTACAAACCTCACAGCACAAGACATACATGAAACAGGGATTTATTGAGGGATTTCCAAACGAGCCAACACTGTTGTTCGCCGGATATATTCCCGATAAAGCCTTCTCAAAGATCAAAGGGGCTTACATCGCATGCTGGATTGGCTCAGTCCTGGAATGGGTGGATGAGGCCGGCAATTATCGGGTGGAACAAATGAGATTGGATTTTGATAGCGAAAGAGCAGACGAACTATTTCCAGCCATTGAAAAAAGAATTAAGGCCAAAAAGGGCACACACACCGGCGACAAGAAGACGGGTACGGACGGTGAATAATTTCCTTACATGAGACACTTTAATGCAGAAATATTAAAACTAGCACGAGAATCAAGATTTTTAACTCAGACGGAGCTTTCGATCAAGCTCGGGGTGGAGCAGGGCACCGTTTCTAAAATTGAGAATGAGACTTTATCCTGTGAAGAAAGTCTTGCTGCTAAGATTTCCGAAGTGTTAGATTATCCTATATCTTTTTTCTATCAGGAACGAAAGGTTTTTGTCGTAGAAGGTCATTACAGGCGGAAATTGTCGACCTCAGTGAAAAAAATGAAACAATATGTTGCTCAAATGACATTAGCTGAGTGGCATTTCTGGAAGTTGATCGATGCAGTGGAATTGCCTCCTGTAAATCTCCCCAAATGGGATATTAATCAGGACGGCGGAGCTAACATTGCGGCGAAATATGTTCGTGATTATTGGAAGATCCCCAAAGGACGAGTTTCAAATCTGACCAAATTTGTTGAAGATAACGGGATTCCAATTATTCAGCTGGAACTTGGGGAGCTGGATGCGCTTAGTACATTTATACAAAATCAGATTCCAGTTATTTTCATTAACAAGAGCTTACCGGCCGATAGATACCGGCTAACTATAGCACACGAGCTTGGACACCTTGTTATGCACTTTGGCGCTAAAATTGAAAATGGAAGAGATTTGGAAAGTGAGGCATACCAATTTGCCATTGAGCTCTTAATGCCGGAAAACGAGGTTGGGTTGAGCTTTCAAAAATTAACTATCGAAAAATTGGCCAACTTGAAGGCATATTGGTATATCTCAATGCAGGCATTATTAAAATATGCCAATACCTTGACCCAAATCACCCCCAATCAATACAAATATCTTTGGATACAAATGGGCACACTTGGTTATCGAAAATCCGAGCCCGTTAGTATTCCTAAAGAAAAGCCATTACTTATCTCAGAGATTATTGAAACCTATACGTCAGATCTTGATTATAGCAAGGAAGAATTAGCCAAATTGTTGATGTGCAGCATGAACGATCTGGAAAGGTTATATTTTGATTCGATTAAACTCCGGGTTGTTCGCAAATAAATGTCCCATGTACACAAGCATTGCTACTACTTGCCGAGCAAATGAAGATTTTTGTGCCGAATCCCGAATATCTTTAAATAATACCTACCTTTAAGTATAACTTTTTATCACCTTTTCCCTTCTTTCATTACTCCATTAGCTATCCCTAAAGCGCCAAATCCTGTAAAAGACCCCGACAACGCGAGAATTTAAATCCTAAATCGTAAAATTATGCCTAAGTATGTTATCGAACGCGAAATTCCCGGCGCAGGAAAATTGTCAGGAGAAGAATTGAAAGCAATTTCACAAACTTCCTGTGGCGTCCTGAGCAATATGGGGCCCCAAATTCAGTGGATACACAGCTATGTGACCGGCGATAAAATTTACTGCGTTTATTTCGCGGCTAACGAGGAACTGGTCCGTGAGCACGCAAAACAGGGCGGGTTCCCTGCGAATGCCGTCAACCAGGTGACTGCTATTATTGATCCTGCAACCGC encodes:
- a CDS encoding XRE family transcriptional regulator; translated protein: MRHFNAEILKLARESRFLTQTELSIKLGVEQGTVSKIENETLSCEESLAAKISEVLDYPISFFYQERKVFVVEGHYRRKLSTSVKKMKQYVAQMTLAEWHFWKLIDAVELPPVNLPKWDINQDGGANIAAKYVRDYWKIPKGRVSNLTKFVEDNGIPIIQLELGELDALSTFIQNQIPVIFINKSLPADRYRLTIAHELGHLVMHFGAKIENGRDLESEAYQFAIELLMPENEVGLSFQKLTIEKLANLKAYWYISMQALLKYANTLTQITPNQYKYLWIQMGTLGYRKSEPVSIPKEKPLLISEIIETYTSDLDYSKEELAKLLMCSMNDLERLYFDSIKLRVVRK
- a CDS encoding exonuclease domain-containing protein — encoded protein: MYAIVDIETTGGHASAGCITEIAIYVHDGREIVEQYETLVNPGRPIPRYIQALTGITDEMVADAPYFDEVAHKVFELLQGQIFIAHNVNFDYSFLKHQLDGCGYTLQSKKLCTVRLSRKVFPGFPSYSLGNLCRQLGINIQQRHRAAGDALATVQVFERILTADTEGAIAQALHARSREKWLPLHLPQEQVADLPSCPGVYYFHNAKGKVVYVGKARDIKKRVTSHFTGNSAGRQRQEFLRNIHSISYEKTGTELMAFILESIEIRRLWPEYNNAQKRIEFKFGIYTFEDQQGYLRLAIEKRRKYTYPVFTFNLLTEGHQLLRDLVKAFKLCHKLCFLQTDHDACVGLAEKTCKGACEKKEKPHRYNKRVQAAILHLQASQPSFAIFDGGRTATEQSCILMEKGKFYGMGYLPRDVAVSDSTALKDMLTQYPENEFIRNLLRQYTGSKTARLVNL
- a CDS encoding DUF4242 domain-containing protein: MPKYVIEREIPGAGKLSGEELKAISQTSCGVLSNMGPQIQWIHSYVTGDKIYCVYFAANEELVREHAKQGGFPANAVNQVTAIIDPATAE